In Clostridium sporogenes, one genomic interval encodes:
- a CDS encoding bacteriohemerythrin, whose translation MFEWKKCYSCNISKIDNQHKRLFELADEIYTIVSVNDGYDHFDEIMETIRTLKEYTVYHFSYEEDVMRKYEYNDLENHKIEHEAFIKKISSINEEEIDEKQKNFLMDLLAFIVNWIENHILKSDLKYKEYLNGLGVY comes from the coding sequence ATGTTTGAATGGAAAAAATGTTATAGTTGTAACATAAGTAAAATTGATAATCAGCATAAAAGATTATTTGAATTAGCAGATGAAATTTATACTATAGTTTCCGTAAATGATGGATATGATCATTTTGATGAAATTATGGAAACTATAAGAACCTTAAAAGAATATACAGTATATCATTTTTCTTATGAAGAAGATGTTATGAGAAAATATGAGTATAATGATTTAGAGAATCATAAAATAGAGCATGAAGCTTTTATAAAAAAAATTAGTTCTATAAATGAAGAAGAAATAGATGAAAAACAAAAAAACTTCTTAATGGATTTGCTGGCGTTTATTGTTAATTGGATAGAGAACCATATATTAAAGTCAGATTTAAAATATAAAGAATATTTAAATGGATTGGGAGTATATTAG